One region of Ahniella affigens genomic DNA includes:
- the ubiA gene encoding 4-hydroxybenzoate octaprenyltransferase — MPKQSHAVPSSRPSVAPAVVRAPRWQQYALLMRLDKPIGWLLLLWPTWWGLWAAARGVPSWKNLIIFSIGVILMRSAGCVINDYADRKLDPQVARTRQRPIASGQVSPREALLLFAALMVLAFLLVCLTDLLTIELAFVGAALAIVYPFMKRVTFMPQLWLGAAFGWAVPMAYAAESGGVDRIAALLFLGNVLWSTAYDTIYAMVDRDDDLKAGAKSTAILFGDLDLIAIAIIHVTFLVCMVFAGQQLGLGWPFYLGLGLATLWIGLQHWLIRKRDPAACFRAFRLSHWAGALIFLGMAVSFALDLANAAKP, encoded by the coding sequence ATGCCGAAACAAAGCCACGCGGTTCCGTCATCCAGACCCTCAGTCGCGCCTGCGGTGGTCCGCGCACCGCGCTGGCAGCAATACGCGCTCCTGATGCGCCTGGACAAGCCGATCGGCTGGCTCCTGCTGCTGTGGCCAACCTGGTGGGGGCTCTGGGCTGCCGCGCGTGGTGTGCCGTCTTGGAAGAACCTGATCATCTTCAGTATCGGCGTCATCCTGATGCGCTCGGCCGGCTGCGTGATTAACGACTATGCCGATCGCAAGCTCGATCCGCAGGTTGCCCGCACGCGCCAGCGCCCGATTGCGTCCGGCCAGGTCAGCCCCCGGGAGGCGCTGCTGCTATTCGCTGCGTTGATGGTGCTGGCGTTTCTGCTCGTTTGCCTGACCGACCTGCTGACCATCGAACTGGCGTTTGTGGGCGCGGCACTGGCGATCGTCTACCCATTCATGAAGCGCGTCACGTTCATGCCGCAGCTCTGGCTCGGTGCGGCATTTGGCTGGGCAGTGCCTATGGCCTACGCGGCCGAATCCGGGGGTGTTGACCGGATCGCCGCGTTGCTGTTCCTCGGCAATGTGCTGTGGTCCACGGCCTACGACACCATTTACGCGATGGTCGATCGTGACGATGATTTGAAAGCCGGCGCCAAGTCCACCGCCATTCTGTTCGGCGACCTCGATCTGATCGCGATCGCCATCATCCACGTGACCTTTCTCGTCTGCATGGTTTTCGCCGGGCAGCAACTCGGGCTGGGTTGGCCGTTTTACCTCGGCTTGGGGCTTGCGACCCTATGGATCGGACTGCAGCATTGGCTGATCCGGAAACGCGACCCGGCCGCTTGTTTTCGGGCCTTCCGGCTGAGCCACTGGGCGGGCGCGCTGATCTTTCTGGGCATGGCCGTGTCGTTTGCACTGGATTTGGCCAACGCCGCCAAACCCTGA
- the murD gene encoding UDP-N-acetylmuramoyl-L-alanine--D-glutamate ligase has protein sequence MQLEALRGCKVAIWGFGREGRAALLAVRRACPGQGLVVLCSAAEREDVAGLNLDHVDIDCSVVDATVLRRFDVVIKSPGISPYQVAVEAAADTGVRFVSGSQLWFAAHRSARTICVTATKGKSTTTSLIAHLLRSLGVRTGLAGNIGLPLLEVLDPDEPPAIWVIELSSFQTRDADAKPTLAVINNLLEEHLDWHGSVTRYRQDKLALIQGAEQVLLNASDPVLAAMPTDGSRGSTHWYNQAQGWHVAGCFICHGRDAVFPIDQLPIPGRHNAENACAALAAIALLGYDAILAAPALATFQPLPHRLQTLGVRSGIRYINDSIATTPAAALAAYEFAARNGLPVAQIVGGHDRGLDWQDFIARMCRQPPTALIWTGAAGARVFASLTDAERAAMRAQFAAGFDAAFALAQLALSATQDRSERGTVLLSPGAPSFGQFKDYVARGKHFAELAGFASDDIAGIAGLGIA, from the coding sequence ATGCAGCTTGAGGCACTCAGGGGTTGCAAGGTCGCGATCTGGGGGTTTGGTCGCGAAGGTCGCGCGGCGTTGCTGGCCGTTCGGCGCGCATGCCCCGGTCAGGGCTTGGTCGTGCTGTGCAGTGCCGCTGAGCGCGAAGACGTTGCGGGACTGAACCTGGATCATGTCGACATCGATTGTTCCGTAGTGGACGCGACCGTGTTGCGGCGATTTGATGTGGTCATCAAGTCGCCCGGCATCAGTCCCTATCAAGTAGCGGTCGAGGCCGCAGCGGACACCGGCGTGCGCTTCGTGTCGGGCAGCCAGCTGTGGTTCGCCGCACACCGTTCGGCGCGCACGATCTGTGTCACCGCAACCAAGGGCAAGAGCACAACCACAAGTCTGATCGCGCACTTGCTGCGCAGCTTGGGCGTTCGCACGGGCCTGGCTGGCAATATTGGACTGCCGCTGCTCGAAGTGCTCGATCCTGATGAGCCGCCAGCCATCTGGGTCATCGAGCTATCCAGCTTTCAGACCCGCGATGCCGACGCGAAACCGACGCTTGCCGTCATCAACAATCTGTTGGAAGAGCATCTCGATTGGCATGGCAGCGTGACGCGCTATCGGCAGGATAAGCTCGCATTGATTCAGGGCGCCGAACAGGTGCTGTTGAATGCGAGTGATCCCGTACTGGCAGCCATGCCGACAGACGGTTCCCGGGGCAGTACGCATTGGTACAACCAGGCGCAAGGCTGGCATGTGGCAGGCTGTTTTATCTGCCATGGCCGCGACGCGGTGTTTCCGATCGATCAGCTACCGATTCCGGGCCGCCACAACGCGGAGAACGCCTGCGCGGCGCTGGCCGCGATTGCGTTGCTGGGCTACGACGCCATTCTTGCGGCACCGGCCTTGGCAACGTTTCAACCATTGCCGCACCGGTTGCAGACGCTGGGTGTGCGATCCGGGATTCGCTATATCAACGACAGCATTGCCACCACCCCGGCGGCCGCGTTGGCCGCTTACGAATTTGCCGCGCGAAATGGATTGCCAGTCGCGCAGATCGTTGGCGGCCATGATCGCGGGCTCGACTGGCAAGACTTCATTGCCAGGATGTGCCGTCAGCCGCCCACTGCGTTGATTTGGACGGGCGCAGCCGGCGCACGCGTGTTCGCCAGTCTGACCGACGCCGAGCGCGCAGCGATGCGTGCCCAATTTGCCGCTGGGTTCGATGCGGCGTTTGCGCTCGCACAGCTGGCGTTGTCAGCCACTCAAGACCGCAGCGAGCGCGGCACAGTGTTGCTGTCGCCGGGCGCGCCGAGCTTTGGGCAGTTCAAGGACTACGTGGCGCGGGGCAAGCATTTCGCCGAATTGGCAGGGTTTGCCAGCGACGACATTGCTGGGATTGCCGGACTCGGAATTGCCTGA
- a CDS encoding bifunctional aspartate kinase/diaminopimelate decarboxylase — translation MSETHTMAPTNRFVVLKFGGTSVATAARWRAIHEISQARRRDGFQVVIVVSALSGVTNLLQAIIDATGASVRQQALTDIRSKHEQLLDSLGLAMPESVVRQLAELAALVEQASDLSAKLDWQARLMAQGELLSSQLGVALFRHWQTEADWLDSRQVLQAIDEENQSDWGRWLSVNCQCQRQPIWNQRLLAEASTHIAPGFMARNADGQTVILGRGGSDTSAAYLGAVLGAERVEIWTDVAGMFSADPRQVPEARLLGELDFEEAQEITTTGAKVLHPRSIGPVRETDTPLWIKDTNRPDLAGTVICAKTKERAPSIKAISQRKGVVLVSMETLGMWNQVGFLADVFAAFKQHGLSVDLIGSAETNVTVSLDPSENLVNSNVLEALCTDLAKVCRVKVIGPCAAITLVGRGMRAMLSRLSAVFGEVGSRRVHLISQSSNDLNLTFVVDESEAVGLLGNLHQALVHAGVMRVDDMAVFGPSWSSLYRSEHSAPTPWWQTEQAALLDVAAGRSPRYVYHADTIRERAQALRAISSVDRWFYAQKANDHASVLKLIAEAGLDIECVSPGELAQAQAAAPKAARLYTPNFASADELRAACTQATELSVDAVQALQFAPDAYAGRRILLRLDLGVGRGHHDKVRTGGARSKFGIALNDLPAALQAAQAAGAIVYGLHAHLGSGILDLGHFREVYAHLASLAERIPSVAVLNIGGGLGVPYWPDERPLDLAALAATLAEVKAAYPQFELWMEPGRFLVAEAGVLLTRVTQIKHKQGVQFVGVDAGMHVLARPALYEAYHGIWNLSKAGQPADTLVTVVGQICESGDVLGRDRRIAAPEVGDVLLLSHAGAYGAVMASQYNRRPAADEVML, via the coding sequence ATGTCTGAAACGCACACAATGGCACCAACCAACCGGTTCGTGGTGCTGAAATTTGGTGGTACGAGTGTTGCCACGGCGGCCCGTTGGCGGGCGATCCATGAGATCAGCCAAGCGCGGCGTCGGGACGGATTCCAGGTCGTGATCGTCGTGTCGGCGCTCAGCGGAGTCACCAACCTTCTGCAAGCCATCATCGATGCCACTGGCGCATCTGTGCGGCAACAGGCGCTGACCGACATCCGGAGCAAGCACGAGCAATTGCTCGACAGTCTCGGTCTGGCGATGCCCGAGAGCGTGGTGCGGCAACTCGCCGAATTGGCAGCGCTCGTCGAACAGGCCTCAGACTTATCGGCCAAACTGGATTGGCAGGCCCGGCTCATGGCGCAGGGCGAACTGTTGTCCAGCCAGCTCGGCGTCGCGCTGTTCCGGCACTGGCAGACCGAAGCGGATTGGCTGGATTCCCGCCAGGTCCTGCAAGCCATCGATGAAGAGAACCAAAGTGATTGGGGCCGGTGGCTATCGGTCAATTGCCAGTGCCAACGTCAGCCCATTTGGAATCAGCGGCTGCTGGCTGAAGCCTCAACCCACATCGCACCTGGTTTCATGGCTCGGAACGCCGATGGCCAGACGGTCATTCTCGGGCGCGGCGGTTCTGATACCAGTGCGGCGTATCTGGGAGCCGTTCTGGGGGCTGAACGAGTCGAGATCTGGACAGACGTCGCCGGCATGTTCAGCGCCGATCCACGGCAGGTGCCGGAGGCGCGGTTGCTCGGTGAACTGGACTTCGAGGAAGCGCAGGAAATCACGACCACGGGCGCCAAAGTATTGCATCCGCGCTCGATTGGTCCGGTTCGCGAAACAGACACCCCGTTGTGGATCAAGGACACGAATCGGCCGGACCTCGCCGGAACGGTCATTTGCGCGAAGACAAAGGAGCGCGCGCCGAGCATCAAGGCGATCAGCCAGCGCAAAGGCGTGGTGCTGGTGTCGATGGAAACGCTGGGTATGTGGAATCAGGTCGGATTTCTTGCCGATGTATTCGCCGCATTCAAGCAGCATGGATTGTCGGTCGACCTGATTGGTTCGGCCGAAACGAACGTGACGGTGTCTTTGGATCCGAGCGAAAACCTCGTCAATTCCAATGTGCTGGAAGCGCTGTGTACCGATTTGGCGAAGGTTTGTCGGGTCAAAGTGATTGGCCCATGCGCAGCCATTACGTTGGTCGGTCGTGGCATGCGTGCGATGTTGTCCAGATTGTCGGCGGTATTTGGCGAAGTCGGCAGTCGGCGCGTGCATCTGATATCGCAGAGCTCGAACGACTTGAATCTCACGTTTGTTGTCGACGAATCCGAAGCGGTTGGCCTGCTCGGTAACCTGCACCAGGCGTTGGTGCATGCCGGCGTCATGCGAGTCGATGATATGGCCGTATTCGGCCCAAGCTGGAGCAGTCTCTATCGATCCGAGCACAGTGCGCCCACGCCTTGGTGGCAGACCGAGCAGGCGGCACTGCTGGATGTCGCTGCCGGTCGGAGTCCGCGCTACGTCTATCACGCCGACACCATTCGCGAACGCGCCCAGGCGCTCCGGGCGATCAGCAGCGTTGATCGCTGGTTTTATGCGCAGAAGGCCAATGACCACGCGTCCGTACTGAAACTGATTGCCGAAGCGGGGCTCGACATCGAATGCGTCTCGCCGGGGGAGTTGGCGCAGGCCCAGGCGGCGGCGCCCAAAGCGGCGCGCTTGTACACCCCGAACTTTGCGAGCGCCGACGAATTGCGTGCGGCGTGCACGCAGGCTACCGAGTTGAGTGTTGATGCCGTACAGGCATTGCAATTCGCGCCGGACGCCTACGCCGGGCGGCGGATCCTCTTGCGCCTGGATCTTGGCGTGGGTCGCGGGCATCACGACAAAGTCCGCACGGGCGGTGCGCGCTCCAAGTTCGGTATTGCGCTGAACGACCTGCCTGCAGCATTGCAAGCGGCGCAGGCCGCGGGCGCGATCGTGTATGGCCTGCACGCGCATCTCGGTTCCGGCATTCTGGACCTTGGGCATTTCCGCGAGGTTTATGCCCATTTGGCAAGCTTGGCCGAGCGGATTCCGTCGGTCGCGGTACTCAACATTGGCGGCGGCTTGGGTGTGCCGTACTGGCCGGATGAACGCCCGCTCGATCTGGCCGCGTTGGCGGCCACGTTGGCTGAGGTCAAGGCGGCCTACCCGCAGTTTGAACTGTGGATGGAACCCGGGCGCTTCTTGGTGGCCGAGGCGGGCGTGCTCCTGACGCGGGTGACGCAGATCAAGCACAAACAGGGCGTGCAGTTTGTCGGCGTCGACGCTGGCATGCATGTGCTGGCGCGCCCGGCGCTGTATGAGGCTTACCATGGCATCTGGAACTTGAGCAAGGCGGGCCAGCCAGCTGATACTTTGGTGACGGTGGTCGGCCAGATCTGCGAAAGCGGGGATGTGCTCGGCCGGGACCGTCGTATCGCTGCCCCGGAGGTCGGCGATGTGCTGCTGCTGAGCCATGCTGGCGCCTACGGCGCGGTCATGGCGTCGCAGTACAACCGTCGCCCTGCTGCTGATGAGGTCATGTTGTGA
- the murL gene encoding UDP-N-acetyl-alpha-D-muramoyl-L-alanyl-L-glutamate epimerase — MIALDPKSLRRFEFVSADYDPATGVAALCYRFDQGPDLVERITFPNAPAVHPGREQALASALQLLHLIVGVSYYKAAVPESIVIHGAGVDAPRAAMLEELYLHGLGEFAHQNQLDLRGRIHFPAASAASAPAAHLGLRNRNLVPVGGGKDSLVTLEALRELGQDNLAVQVGSSPLIANVIAESGLPGLMIGRELSPHLFALNRAGAYNGHIPVTAINSVILVVAALIYDCSAIVFSNERSASSANLVKDGFAVNHQWSKSLRFEQLLRQEIARTIATDLNYFSALRALSELAVTQRFAKLDRYFASFSSCNRNFRILGDRPTQRWCGECPKCHFVFLGLAPFLSKTKLLGIFGQNLLDRADLATAFDGLLEVNAQFKPFECVGEGRESRAAMAELTQRAEWREDAIVKRFAQHIAPELDSAELALAPLLAAEGDHFVPAALAKILHAA, encoded by the coding sequence GTGATAGCGCTCGATCCGAAATCGCTGCGTCGTTTCGAGTTTGTCTCGGCCGACTACGACCCTGCAACCGGGGTTGCGGCGCTCTGTTACCGATTCGACCAGGGGCCAGACCTGGTGGAGCGGATCACGTTTCCGAATGCGCCTGCTGTGCACCCTGGTCGCGAGCAGGCACTGGCCAGCGCGTTACAGCTCCTGCATCTGATTGTCGGGGTCAGCTATTACAAAGCGGCTGTGCCCGAATCGATCGTCATTCACGGCGCTGGGGTCGATGCGCCGCGGGCCGCCATGCTGGAGGAGCTGTACTTGCATGGGCTGGGTGAGTTCGCTCACCAGAATCAGCTTGATCTGCGCGGCCGGATTCACTTCCCGGCAGCATCTGCTGCAAGCGCTCCGGCTGCCCATTTGGGTCTACGGAACCGCAATCTCGTGCCCGTGGGTGGTGGCAAAGATTCCCTGGTCACGTTGGAAGCACTGCGCGAACTCGGGCAGGACAATCTGGCTGTGCAGGTGGGCAGTTCGCCGTTGATCGCCAACGTGATTGCCGAATCGGGCTTGCCTGGCCTGATGATCGGCCGGGAACTGAGCCCGCATCTGTTTGCCCTCAATCGCGCCGGCGCGTACAACGGGCACATTCCGGTCACGGCGATCAATTCGGTGATCTTGGTCGTTGCGGCGTTGATCTATGACTGCTCCGCCATTGTCTTTTCGAACGAGCGGTCGGCATCGAGTGCGAATCTCGTCAAGGACGGCTTTGCCGTCAATCATCAGTGGAGCAAGAGCCTTCGTTTCGAACAGCTCTTGCGCCAGGAAATTGCGCGCACCATTGCGACCGACTTGAACTACTTCTCGGCGCTCAGAGCCCTGTCTGAGCTCGCCGTGACCCAACGCTTCGCCAAGCTTGATCGGTACTTCGCGAGCTTCTCCAGCTGCAATCGGAATTTTCGAATTTTGGGTGACCGGCCCACGCAGCGTTGGTGCGGCGAGTGCCCGAAGTGCCACTTCGTGTTTCTGGGCCTCGCGCCGTTCCTGTCCAAAACCAAGCTGCTCGGCATCTTTGGTCAGAATCTGCTCGATCGGGCGGATCTGGCTACGGCGTTCGATGGCCTCCTGGAAGTCAATGCGCAGTTCAAGCCCTTTGAATGTGTGGGAGAGGGGCGAGAGTCGCGAGCGGCGATGGCCGAGCTGACCCAGCGCGCTGAGTGGCGCGAGGACGCCATCGTCAAGCGCTTTGCGCAGCACATTGCCCCCGAACTCGATTCGGCCGAATTGGCATTGGCGCCGCTGCTGGCTGCCGAGGGTGATCACTTCGTGCCAGCGGCCCTGGCCAAGATCCTGCATGCAGCTTGA
- a CDS encoding S8 family serine peptidase — MINRQQWRRLVVIAGLAVSPWVSFAATVEQTPLAIGPTQKAGASLADHAAKRHHTNRYLVELKEPSAVAFRSLDQLGSIGKAIRLQPTAPEANGGQRFRADTPAVIAYREYLHAAQDRALSELSSTVGRTLASELRWDLIGNGFALTLSESEAAALRDHPLVQSVTRETVYQLQSDVGTRDIGADQVWTGTIPGSVLQTRGEGVVVGIVDSGINYGHPSFADLSPDGYNHTNPRGTRYGVCAGGTDPRCNDKLIGIYDFVNETGAQGASAGLDLGGHGTHVAATAAGNPVSGQVTALSASFPISATGVAPRANIIAYKACGEGELSCPFAATLAALNQALADGVDVINFSLGGAAQSPWGDPRAFLDLRVAGTLAAVSAGNAGPINFTVGSPANAPWVVAVANTYSSKRYTTVLGNINGTGITTPFSLGGQGISGGVAEAQVVYAGDFGDPTCTTSFPGGTFTGRIVVCDNGRSDFSIQKSLRVASAGAVGLVIANREIDGNGNAPNPFTTLPTVHVTFQDGQRLKTALRTARQGNGQIRARIDGLNVQTGGAVGTLAESSSRGPVAPFSGYLKPNIAAPGTNIVAAFQPSPTSFDVLTGTSMASPHIAGAIALLAAAHPDWTSDQLESALLTTANATVLKEDGLTPAAFYEGGAGMANIPAAMKAGLHFKVSKDAFLASNPAAGGNPESLNMPYLHSEACVSRCTFDRTVTANVGGSWSIASTGNSGFSVQAEPNAISLTAGQSVTVRITVSVTEPSAYGRWLEGTLRFTSTTDPNGVSPTVVPVSVFASGGASAFALNVTNANSAGALTMNVPIAASLAEATVKTTRMKAIVSANPVIPVDSTNDDAFDNTGQNFVRYVPLPTLGPEGNDGILYVDVRPAATQDMDLFVGFDRNDNEIPEVDELLCASTRSVGDADACLVELPALSSSRPINYWIMVQNFSSAADNPAPEINVYTSTYLEVDSNLGGVAKAMLGRTNERQELPIDFSWLLTDVAPGKKAITVIRIGADRNHAGNIVNIPVIVTRNTDAQLPPIVMNARSDTKTLSLQPGQVHERIVVDVPPNQTALVMRAEGIGGNVDLYVSKATAAPTPPVFAPAPPRNQQPFSSATASNNEVVALEGSQLTAGRYYITPVNSGTTVSTVTLSVVGEFNSNTTRAPSNGYFNPGRSGHGLFLATLPNLWAMAWYTFDFAGNPVWYTAQSSFVNETDSVWTANLFRSTWNGSRDQPQLVGKVILTQTGNGTFVFSWMVDGAYGSEPFQPIGVPQCANGNFSVGGGWLRPDQSGWGSYFLNFAGNFEGEALYVYDDLGLPRWLIGDGTYAPTLQKTFFQVSGFCPTCALVPTTRTSVGTASRTLTTANQGSFTSNLTFRNNLTGTWVQNNVDWSKLTPDLSCAP; from the coding sequence ATGATCAATCGACAACAATGGCGACGCTTGGTTGTGATCGCGGGATTGGCCGTGAGCCCATGGGTCAGTTTTGCGGCCACCGTGGAACAAACCCCGTTGGCGATCGGCCCAACGCAGAAAGCGGGCGCGTCTTTAGCCGATCATGCGGCCAAACGACATCACACCAATCGCTACCTGGTGGAGCTCAAAGAACCGTCAGCCGTCGCTTTTCGAAGCCTCGACCAACTTGGCAGCATCGGCAAAGCCATCCGGCTGCAGCCGACTGCGCCCGAGGCGAACGGCGGCCAGCGATTCCGTGCCGATACACCAGCTGTCATCGCATATCGCGAGTATCTGCATGCCGCGCAAGATCGCGCTTTGTCGGAACTGTCGTCTACGGTCGGCCGAACGCTGGCGAGCGAATTGCGCTGGGACCTCATCGGCAATGGCTTTGCGTTGACACTCTCGGAATCCGAAGCGGCGGCGCTGCGAGACCATCCTTTGGTGCAGTCGGTCACGCGTGAGACTGTGTATCAGCTGCAAAGCGATGTCGGCACGCGCGACATCGGGGCCGATCAAGTCTGGACCGGCACGATTCCCGGCAGCGTCTTGCAGACGCGCGGTGAAGGCGTCGTGGTAGGGATTGTCGACTCTGGCATCAACTACGGGCACCCGTCTTTCGCAGACTTGTCTCCGGACGGTTACAACCATACAAACCCCCGCGGCACCCGCTACGGCGTGTGCGCGGGCGGCACGGATCCGCGGTGCAATGACAAGCTGATCGGAATCTACGATTTCGTCAACGAGACCGGCGCGCAGGGCGCGAGTGCGGGCCTCGACTTAGGTGGGCATGGCACCCATGTGGCCGCAACGGCCGCCGGTAATCCGGTTTCGGGACAGGTTACGGCCCTATCGGCTTCGTTCCCGATCAGCGCAACCGGTGTTGCGCCCCGTGCGAACATCATCGCCTACAAAGCATGCGGCGAAGGTGAGCTCTCGTGTCCTTTCGCCGCCACCTTGGCGGCGCTAAATCAGGCCTTGGCAGATGGCGTCGATGTCATCAACTTCAGTCTCGGTGGCGCGGCGCAGTCACCCTGGGGCGATCCCCGGGCCTTCCTCGATCTGCGGGTGGCTGGGACGCTGGCAGCGGTCTCTGCGGGCAACGCCGGCCCGATCAACTTTACCGTGGGTTCGCCGGCCAATGCGCCTTGGGTGGTAGCGGTTGCCAACACGTACAGCAGCAAGCGCTACACGACCGTGCTCGGCAACATCAATGGCACCGGCATCACCACGCCATTTTCGTTGGGCGGGCAGGGTATCAGCGGTGGCGTTGCCGAGGCGCAGGTGGTGTATGCCGGCGACTTTGGCGATCCGACTTGTACCACGTCGTTTCCGGGCGGCACCTTTACGGGCCGAATCGTCGTTTGCGATAACGGCCGGTCGGACTTCTCAATCCAGAAGTCCCTTCGCGTTGCGAGCGCTGGTGCCGTTGGTCTGGTGATCGCGAACCGTGAGATCGATGGTAATGGCAATGCGCCCAATCCGTTCACGACACTGCCAACCGTGCACGTGACCTTTCAGGATGGGCAGCGCCTCAAAACAGCGCTGCGCACTGCGCGACAGGGCAATGGTCAGATCCGTGCGCGCATCGATGGGCTGAATGTCCAGACCGGCGGCGCGGTCGGCACTTTGGCCGAAAGCAGCAGCCGTGGTCCGGTCGCACCGTTCTCGGGCTATCTGAAGCCAAACATTGCGGCGCCGGGGACAAACATCGTCGCCGCTTTCCAACCCAGTCCAACCAGCTTCGATGTGCTAACCGGCACCTCCATGGCGTCGCCCCATATTGCCGGGGCGATTGCATTGCTTGCTGCCGCGCATCCAGATTGGACGTCTGATCAACTGGAATCAGCATTACTGACGACCGCCAATGCAACGGTCCTGAAGGAGGACGGGCTGACACCGGCTGCGTTCTATGAAGGTGGTGCCGGCATGGCCAACATTCCGGCAGCAATGAAGGCGGGACTTCATTTCAAGGTCAGCAAAGATGCGTTCTTGGCTTCGAATCCAGCAGCTGGCGGCAATCCAGAAAGCCTCAACATGCCTTACCTGCACAGCGAGGCTTGTGTGTCTCGCTGCACATTCGATCGCACGGTCACGGCAAATGTGGGTGGTAGCTGGTCGATTGCATCGACCGGGAACTCGGGCTTCAGTGTGCAAGCCGAACCGAACGCAATCAGCCTGACCGCCGGCCAATCAGTCACCGTGCGTATCACCGTGTCTGTCACCGAACCGAGCGCTTACGGCCGCTGGTTGGAAGGAACACTGCGGTTTACGAGCACGACTGATCCGAATGGCGTCAGCCCAACGGTGGTGCCGGTTTCGGTGTTTGCATCGGGTGGGGCGTCGGCGTTTGCATTGAATGTCACCAACGCCAATTCCGCCGGCGCCCTCACCATGAACGTGCCCATCGCCGCCAGCTTGGCAGAAGCCACGGTCAAGACCACGCGCATGAAGGCGATTGTGTCGGCGAATCCGGTCATTCCGGTCGATAGCACGAACGATGATGCATTCGATAACACGGGGCAGAACTTTGTCCGCTACGTGCCGTTGCCGACGCTCGGGCCAGAGGGTAACGATGGCATTCTGTATGTGGACGTTCGACCCGCCGCGACCCAGGACATGGACTTATTCGTTGGCTTCGATCGCAATGACAACGAGATCCCGGAAGTCGATGAACTGCTTTGCGCCAGCACGCGTTCAGTCGGCGATGCAGATGCCTGTTTGGTGGAATTGCCAGCACTGTCTTCGAGCCGGCCGATCAACTATTGGATCATGGTGCAGAATTTCTCTTCGGCAGCGGACAATCCGGCACCCGAGATCAACGTGTATACGAGCACGTACCTTGAGGTGGATAGCAATTTGGGTGGGGTCGCCAAAGCCATGCTTGGCCGAACCAACGAACGCCAGGAGCTGCCGATTGATTTTTCATGGCTTCTGACGGACGTGGCTCCTGGCAAGAAAGCCATCACGGTGATCCGAATTGGTGCTGATCGCAACCATGCCGGCAACATTGTCAACATCCCGGTGATCGTGACGCGCAATACCGACGCGCAACTGCCGCCGATCGTCATGAACGCCCGGTCCGACACCAAGACCTTGTCGCTGCAGCCCGGTCAGGTGCACGAGCGGATTGTGGTGGATGTGCCGCCGAATCAAACCGCGTTGGTGATGCGTGCTGAGGGTATCGGTGGCAACGTCGACCTTTACGTGTCGAAGGCGACCGCGGCGCCGACGCCACCGGTCTTCGCACCAGCGCCGCCGCGCAACCAGCAGCCGTTCAGTTCGGCCACTGCGAGCAACAATGAAGTCGTGGCATTGGAAGGCTCGCAGTTGACCGCCGGGCGCTACTACATCACCCCGGTGAACAGTGGCACGACGGTATCGACGGTAACGTTGTCGGTGGTCGGCGAATTCAACAGCAACACGACGCGCGCACCTTCCAACGGCTATTTCAATCCTGGCCGGAGCGGTCACGGGTTGTTCCTGGCGACGTTGCCAAACCTGTGGGCGATGGCTTGGTACACCTTCGATTTTGCTGGGAATCCGGTTTGGTATACGGCGCAGAGCTCGTTTGTCAACGAGACCGATAGCGTGTGGACGGCCAATCTGTTCCGCTCCACATGGAACGGCAGTCGCGATCAGCCGCAGCTCGTGGGCAAGGTCATTCTGACGCAAACCGGCAACGGCACGTTCGTGTTCTCGTGGATGGTCGATGGCGCCTACGGCAGTGAGCCGTTCCAGCCGATCGGCGTGCCGCAATGCGCGAATGGCAACTTCTCGGTCGGTGGCGGTTGGTTGCGGCCGGATCAATCCGGTTGGGGCAGCTACTTCCTCAACTTTGCCGGAAACTTCGAAGGTGAGGCGCTCTATGTCTATGACGATCTCGGTCTGCCACGATGGCTGATTGGTGATGGCACGTACGCGCCGACCTTGCAGAAGACATTCTTCCAGGTCAGCGGGTTCTGTCCGACTTGTGCACTCGTACCGACGACGCGAACGTCGGTCGGCACGGCGAGCCGCACGCTGACCACAGCCAATCAGGGCTCGTTTACGAGCAACCTGACGTTCCGCAACAACTTGACCGGAACGTGGGTTCAGAACAACGTCGACTGGTCCAAGCTGACGCCGGACCTGTCTTGCGCGCCTTGA